A window from Candidatus Abyssobacteria bacterium SURF_5 encodes these proteins:
- a CDS encoding ATP-binding cassette domain-containing protein, whose product MTKDTQIIEASHLAKRFGDVVAVDSVSFDVRRGELFGFLGPNGAGKTTTINMLTGLARPDLGTIRIGGIDCVKNPRAAQHLIGVVPDESNLYPELTGFENLCFCASLYGIGKSERQTRAKALLGDFGLSEAADRKFGGYSKGMKRKLTIAAGIIHTPEILFLDEPTTGIDVASARQLRQLIADLHQGGTTIFLTTHYIEEAERLCDRIAFIVSGRIVRIDSVEHLVQPIQEKHVVQIACADQLSNILDKLADSFADLDFSILAPGVIRVEADEPVRVGPIIRLLEEQGVEVREARRMRPSLEDVFVRITGIEADAMRKEKEKAGGGQ is encoded by the coding sequence ATGACGAAGGACACTCAGATAATTGAGGCTTCTCATCTGGCCAAGCGCTTCGGCGATGTCGTTGCCGTCGATTCCGTCAGCTTCGACGTGCGGCGTGGCGAGCTGTTCGGGTTTCTCGGCCCCAATGGCGCGGGCAAAACCACAACGATCAACATGCTCACCGGCCTGGCCCGACCCGACTTGGGAACTATCCGGATCGGCGGCATCGACTGCGTGAAGAATCCCCGGGCGGCCCAGCATCTCATCGGCGTGGTGCCGGACGAAAGCAACCTCTACCCGGAGCTCACCGGCTTCGAAAATCTCTGCTTCTGCGCGTCTCTTTACGGAATCGGCAAGAGCGAACGGCAGACCAGAGCAAAGGCTCTTCTCGGCGATTTCGGGTTGAGCGAGGCGGCGGACCGCAAGTTCGGCGGTTATTCCAAGGGCATGAAGCGCAAGCTCACCATCGCCGCCGGGATCATCCACACCCCCGAAATCCTGTTCCTGGACGAACCGACCACCGGCATCGACGTGGCCAGCGCGCGGCAGTTGCGTCAGCTCATCGCCGATCTGCATCAAGGCGGAACCACCATATTTCTGACTACGCATTATATCGAAGAGGCGGAGCGGCTGTGCGATCGCATCGCGTTTATCGTGTCCGGCCGCATCGTCCGGATCGATTCAGTCGAGCATCTGGTTCAGCCCATCCAGGAGAAGCACGTGGTCCAGATTGCCTGCGCAGATCAACTGTCGAACATACTGGACAAGCTCGCTGATTCCTTCGCCGATCTGGACTTCTCCATCCTCGCGCCCGGCGTGATTCGTGTAGAGGCAGACGAGCCTGTCCGCGTCGGGCCGATAATCCGCCTTTTGGAAGAGCAGGGGGTCGAGGTCAGAGAGGCCCGGAGAATGCGGCCCTCGCTCGAGGACGTATTCGTGCGGATAACCGGCATCGAGGCCGATGCCATGCGCAAAGAGAAGGAAAAAGCGGGAGGCGGCCAATGA
- a CDS encoding ABC transporter permease, giving the protein MDLAVYDLKIHKGRFVATVLGVGLLFTIVLAMNGIYRGVIFEGLAFIRVTNPDLWVVERYRGGPFNEQSTLPQYYHYRVGATPGVEKASPLIFYVVERVINGRSRRFSIVGYDVFGGLGGPKKIYAGRSIQQAHYEMVAHPKLGVSLGDKIRLGLHTYIVVGLAKEAISPDGEPLVYLSLPDAQEVLYQKDNEEVRAQRERLLQTLSKQTYLSPAQSQKLVPLLQADTHIINAILVRLQPGADRDQVAQYIKKWLYLSAFSTQEESQLMMKGRLGTMKKQLFLFRTLLMIVSVVIISLVVYTFTTEKIQSIAVMKLIGAPNFVIARLVMEQSLLLTASSFLFGLIVIQNTYTLFPRTILRVPSDDVITFAIALIGGIFASILGLWRAIRTEPARALGG; this is encoded by the coding sequence ATGGATTTAGCGGTATACGACCTGAAGATTCATAAGGGCCGCTTTGTTGCCACGGTTCTAGGCGTTGGCTTGCTCTTTACCATTGTCCTCGCCATGAACGGCATCTATCGCGGAGTTATTTTTGAGGGACTCGCTTTCATTCGAGTGACGAATCCCGATCTTTGGGTCGTGGAGAGATATCGAGGAGGACCATTCAACGAGCAGTCCACTCTGCCCCAATATTATCACTACAGGGTCGGGGCGACACCGGGAGTCGAAAAAGCCAGTCCTCTCATCTTTTACGTTGTGGAGCGAGTAATAAACGGCAGGAGCCGGCGCTTCAGCATTGTCGGTTATGACGTTTTTGGCGGACTAGGCGGACCGAAAAAGATATACGCCGGCAGAAGCATCCAACAAGCTCATTATGAAATGGTAGCCCATCCAAAATTGGGAGTGAGCCTTGGAGACAAAATACGCCTGGGCCTGCACACCTATATAGTGGTCGGTTTGGCCAAAGAAGCAATCTCTCCCGATGGAGAACCCCTCGTTTACCTTTCGCTGCCTGACGCCCAGGAAGTGCTCTACCAAAAAGACAATGAGGAGGTGCGCGCCCAGCGCGAGCGGCTTCTTCAAACTCTATCGAAGCAGACGTATTTATCACCCGCCCAATCACAAAAACTGGTTCCTCTGCTTCAAGCGGATACCCACATTATCAATGCAATTCTTGTCCGCCTGCAGCCTGGCGCAGACCGTGACCAGGTAGCGCAGTATATCAAGAAATGGCTCTATTTATCGGCCTTCAGCACACAAGAAGAGAGTCAATTAATGATGAAGGGACGACTGGGAACCATGAAGAAACAGCTTTTCCTCTTCAGAACGCTTCTCATGATCGTATCCGTGGTCATCATTTCTCTGGTGGTCTACACCTTCACCACGGAGAAAATTCAAAGCATAGCCGTCATGAAGCTCATTGGCGCCCCTAACTTCGTGATAGCTCGCCTCGTGATGGAACAATCGCTTCTCCTGACAGCAAGCTCCTTTCTGTTTGGCCTGATTGTTATTCAGAACACGTACACGCTGTTCCCCAGAACAATATTGAGGGTTCCTTCCGATGATGTCATTACATTCGCCATTGCTTTGATCGGCGGCATTTTCGCGAGCATTTTGGGCCTGTGGCGGGCGATAAGGACGGAACCCGCTAGGGCTTTGGGAGGATAG
- a CDS encoding ABC transporter ATP-binding protein, giving the protein MEVLRAEALSKLFGSGHLEVQALEDVNLAVSEGNLVALLGPSGSGKTTLLLCISLILKPTAGTIVFDGQTIFQKNGWTGVDVRRLRREKIGFVFQSHNLIPFLTARQNVLFSLNLVGVTGNQAQTRVTELLEYMEIADRADYLPAFLSGGEQQRVAIARALANSPRLILADEPTASLDTTRGKRVMELLKRIAGQNKSAVIVVTHDVRMIEGFDHVYHLKDGRIDHWQNRVGALENSKSSGS; this is encoded by the coding sequence ATGGAAGTTCTCAGGGCCGAAGCGCTCTCAAAATTATTCGGATCCGGCCATCTTGAGGTCCAAGCTCTCGAGGATGTAAATCTGGCCGTCTCCGAGGGCAATCTTGTGGCATTACTCGGACCGAGCGGCTCCGGGAAGACAACATTGCTCCTGTGCATTAGTCTGATTCTTAAACCCACAGCAGGCACGATCGTCTTCGATGGACAGACAATTTTTCAGAAGAACGGCTGGACAGGCGTCGATGTCCGCCGCCTGCGCCGCGAGAAAATCGGATTCGTTTTTCAATCTCATAATCTGATCCCATTTCTTACGGCGCGGCAAAATGTGCTTTTCTCCTTGAACCTGGTTGGCGTAACGGGAAATCAGGCTCAAACTCGGGTTACGGAGCTTCTCGAATACATGGAAATCGCTGATAGGGCCGATTACCTGCCAGCCTTCCTTTCCGGAGGCGAACAACAGCGCGTGGCGATTGCGCGGGCCTTGGCCAACAGCCCGCGCTTGATCCTTGCCGATGAACCGACTGCCTCCCTTGACACAACCAGAGGGAAACGGGTCATGGAATTATTGAAGCGGATCGCCGGACAAAATAAGTCAGCGGTAATCGTGGTCACTCATGATGTGAGGATGATCGAGGGTTTCGACCACGTATATCACTTGAAAGACGGACGTATTGACCATTGGCAAAACCGAGTCGGCGCCCTTGAAAACTCGAAATCCTCAGGTTCGTAA
- a CDS encoding efflux RND transporter periplasmic adaptor subunit, producing the protein MGKQRIPSAQSGKTEIKSSHFSIKQHQGFTEMKPLNGKKIATLLIFVLVIMLLAYRLFWYRHSIAVTLVRKAEIQRLVQGPGTVQSRVPVAVGAKITGILVKLYADQGERVKKGQLLAELDSDQLRAQMAGARAAKNRAEQTLSGARADLLKSQANLELTQSNYRRYSELLKNGIISQAVFDTTEAALKVAESNVTVSEHAIAAAEAEFQEADFRERAAEAEFAYTRIFAPMDGLVTSRTTEVGDTISPGLPIFQMVDYQVWSATWIDETKLAELREGQKASIRLRSGRVFQGEVVRINKEADIVTRELEVDVKFDSLPEPLVIGEETEVEIQTGTQTAPVAPLSAITQQKGSKGVFLVSDALVSFRPVSTGFENGGKVAIIDGLKEGDMVIINPAGIKPGNYVKPELEASAS; encoded by the coding sequence ATGGGGAAGCAAAGAATACCGTCCGCCCAAAGCGGAAAGACTGAAATCAAATCATCTCATTTTTCAATCAAGCAACATCAAGGATTCACGGAAATGAAACCATTAAATGGGAAGAAAATCGCTACGCTTCTGATTTTCGTCCTCGTTATCATGCTTTTGGCCTATCGATTATTCTGGTATCGTCATTCGATCGCTGTTACCTTAGTCAGGAAAGCGGAGATTCAGCGCTTGGTGCAGGGGCCGGGAACGGTACAGTCGCGGGTGCCGGTCGCGGTGGGCGCCAAAATAACGGGTATTTTAGTGAAACTCTATGCGGACCAGGGGGAACGAGTAAAGAAAGGGCAACTTCTGGCCGAATTGGACTCTGATCAATTAAGAGCGCAAATGGCCGGCGCTCGCGCTGCGAAAAATCGAGCCGAACAGACTCTATCGGGGGCCCGGGCCGACCTGCTAAAAAGCCAGGCGAATCTGGAATTGACCCAAAGCAATTATCGGCGATATTCGGAGTTGCTGAAAAACGGCATCATTTCGCAAGCGGTCTTTGACACTACTGAGGCCGCGCTCAAAGTCGCCGAGAGCAATGTCACTGTTTCCGAGCATGCTATAGCCGCTGCGGAAGCGGAGTTTCAGGAGGCCGACTTCAGGGAACGTGCGGCGGAGGCGGAATTCGCGTATACCCGCATTTTTGCTCCTATGGACGGACTCGTTACTTCGCGAACGACGGAAGTCGGAGACACCATCTCTCCCGGACTGCCCATTTTCCAAATGGTGGATTATCAGGTCTGGTCAGCCACGTGGATAGACGAAACGAAGTTGGCCGAATTGCGTGAGGGACAGAAAGCTTCCATCAGACTCAGGTCGGGACGGGTCTTTCAGGGAGAGGTCGTCCGCATAAATAAGGAGGCGGATATCGTGACTCGCGAACTGGAAGTGGATGTGAAGTTTGACTCCTTGCCGGAACCTCTGGTGATCGGAGAAGAAACGGAAGTTGAAATTCAAACTGGAACTCAGACAGCCCCTGTGGCTCCGCTGTCCGCCATAACCCAGCAGAAAGGCTCGAAAGGGGTCTTCTTGGTCTCCGATGCGCTCGTAAGCTTCCGTCCTGTTTCGACAGGGTTTGAAAACGGGGGGAAAGTAGCGATAATAGACGGACTCAAAGAGGGTGACATGGTGATAATCAACCCGGCGGGAATCAAGCCTGGCAATTATGTGAAACCGGAACTTGAGGCGAGCGCGAGCTGA
- a CDS encoding ABC transporter permease: protein MKLWIAFWNIVLKDMRTYYLKPPNVSWGIVFPLAWTAMFFIRSGTGVGSILSLLPGVVAVSILFGTTSMLAVTVTFEKKQRSFERLLLAPIPLELLMLAKTGGAIAFGIANASVPVVLAAFLVDLSRVAWSAFIPAVFLIAVASTFLGLFIAVAVSEVFEAQTFSNFFRFPMIFLCGLFFPIEKLPLFLKPLSYALPLTYGADVLHASVSQVGQMPLPLDFGLLAAFCAALFAVSLRNIRRKWIV, encoded by the coding sequence ATGAAGCTGTGGATCGCTTTCTGGAATATCGTCCTCAAGGACATGCGAACCTATTATTTGAAACCGCCCAACGTCAGTTGGGGAATTGTGTTCCCTCTGGCTTGGACGGCCATGTTTTTCATCAGGTCTGGAACCGGTGTGGGAAGCATCCTGAGCCTGCTTCCGGGAGTGGTGGCCGTCTCGATCCTGTTCGGAACAACCTCCATGCTTGCGGTGACGGTGACCTTCGAGAAGAAGCAGCGCTCATTCGAGCGCCTGCTGCTCGCACCCATTCCATTGGAACTCCTGATGCTGGCCAAGACGGGTGGAGCAATTGCATTCGGCATCGCCAACGCCTCCGTGCCTGTCGTGTTAGCGGCGTTTCTGGTCGATCTGTCGCGGGTGGCATGGAGCGCGTTTATTCCGGCTGTTTTCCTGATCGCTGTTGCCTCGACCTTTCTGGGCCTCTTCATCGCCGTGGCGGTCAGCGAGGTGTTCGAGGCCCAAACGTTCTCCAACTTCTTCCGATTTCCCATGATCTTCCTCTGCGGGCTGTTCTTCCCCATCGAAAAGCTGCCGCTGTTTCTCAAACCTTTGTCGTACGCGCTGCCGCTCACCTACGGCGCCGACGTGCTGCACGCGTCGGTCAGCCAGGTCGGGCAAATGCCGTTGCCGCTGGACTTCGGGTTGCTGGCGGCGTTCTGCGCGGCTCTCTTCGCAGTCAGCCTGCGAAACATCCGCCGGAAGTGGATCGTGTAG
- a CDS encoding ArsR family transcriptional regulator produces the protein MDDIKELSRFFKALSSETRVRMVYLLKRHTLCVGALSERLGVSQGAVSQHLRALREMGLVTPERHSYFLHYRLNEEAFGQWKEAIEWISQAGAALAHKRPAGKKKPPCLCQGNKNCHGPEELQNDGNHSLKQDRKCHGEAKNTVRPKRKD, from the coding sequence ACGACATCAAAGAATTATCCCGCTTTTTCAAAGCCCTTTCTTCTGAGACGCGTGTTCGCATGGTGTACTTGTTGAAGCGGCATACGCTGTGCGTTGGAGCGCTTTCCGAGCGACTGGGTGTCAGCCAGGGAGCTGTATCGCAGCACCTTCGCGCCCTTCGAGAAATGGGTCTGGTGACGCCGGAGCGTCATAGCTATTTTCTACACTATCGTTTGAACGAAGAAGCTTTCGGCCAATGGAAAGAGGCGATTGAATGGATTTCCCAAGCCGGCGCGGCGCTCGCGCACAAGCGGCCAGCCGGCAAGAAGAAGCCGCCGTGCCTGTGCCAGGGCAACAAGAATTGTCACGGACCCGAAGAACTGCAAAATGACGGCAATCATTCGCTGAAACAGGACAGGAAATGCCATGGGGAAGCAAAGAATACCGTCCGCCCAAAGCGGAAAGACTGA
- a CDS encoding cytochrome-c peroxidase, translating to MSGRSPSGRRITLFAVVPVLAIAMVLISAFQVWASEDDDLVFLGKSIFFDTNLSKPPGQACASCHDPAAGFADPDSDLPVSQGALPFAVKSRNAQSVGYAAFSPALYYDPTPRPGIMEGMYVGGLFWDGRADTLEEQAQMPLLDPLEMHNRNKRQVVMAVLRSDYAPLFIEVFGWKSLRSMDEAFESVAEAIAAYERSEEVSPFTSKFDYWQDGETELTEAELRGYDLFTGKAKCKNCHSLDGGPDGRPLFTNFGHQNLGTPKNPDNPFYLLPPPFNPEGDDYVDLGLGAVLNDPMENGKFKIPSLRNVAMTPPYEHNGVFETLHEVVQFNNTRDVADWPPPEVPENVHRHDPPMPGTFGRLGLTDEEVDDIVAFLETLTDGYQP from the coding sequence ATGTCAGGCAGAAGTCCATCAGGTCGCCGAATCACCCTTTTCGCTGTAGTGCCGGTCCTGGCAATCGCGATGGTGCTCATCAGCGCGTTCCAGGTCTGGGCTTCCGAGGACGATGACCTTGTTTTTCTTGGAAAATCTATCTTTTTCGACACAAACCTGTCGAAGCCGCCCGGCCAAGCCTGCGCTTCATGTCACGATCCGGCGGCGGGATTCGCAGACCCCGACAGCGACCTGCCGGTATCACAAGGGGCTCTCCCATTTGCCGTCAAGAGCCGAAACGCCCAAAGCGTGGGGTATGCCGCTTTCAGCCCGGCGCTGTATTACGACCCGACGCCGCGTCCCGGGATCATGGAAGGCATGTATGTAGGCGGACTATTCTGGGATGGGCGGGCGGACACGCTTGAGGAACAGGCTCAAATGCCGTTGCTCGACCCGCTCGAGATGCATAACCGGAACAAGCGTCAGGTTGTGATGGCGGTGTTGCGTTCCGACTATGCGCCGCTCTTCATCGAGGTGTTCGGCTGGAAATCGCTACGGAGCATGGACGAGGCGTTTGAGTCAGTGGCCGAGGCAATCGCAGCGTATGAGCGCTCTGAGGAGGTAAGCCCGTTCACCTCGAAATTCGATTATTGGCAGGACGGAGAGACTGAACTCACCGAAGCCGAGTTGCGCGGGTATGACCTGTTCACGGGCAAGGCCAAATGCAAGAACTGCCACTCGCTCGACGGCGGTCCCGACGGCAGGCCGCTTTTCACAAATTTCGGCCACCAGAATCTCGGCACCCCAAAGAACCCGGATAATCCATTCTATCTCCTGCCGCCGCCGTTCAATCCCGAGGGCGACGACTATGTGGATTTGGGTCTGGGCGCTGTCTTAAACGACCCGATGGAAAACGGCAAGTTCAAAATCCCCTCGTTGCGCAATGTCGCGATGACTCCGCCGTACGAACACAATGGCGTGTTTGAGACGCTTCATGAAGTGGTCCAATTCAACAACACGCGCGACGTGGCCGACTGGCCGCCGCCGGAGGTCCCCGAGAACGTCCATCGGCACGACCCTCCGATGCCGGGCACGTTCGGCAGGCTGGGCCTGACTGATGAGGAAGTGGATGATATTGTCGCTTTCCTCGAGACGCTGACCGACGGCTATCAACCATGA